A window from Embleya scabrispora encodes these proteins:
- a CDS encoding SpoIIE family protein phosphatase: MHRDVDPADDEFDVGGLLGADSRLSVRARLRLFHRVLAETKAPIGILDPELRHVYVNPAMSAIDGRPASEQVGRSIAEGFPGLEVPEDLLRAVLADGVARETTISGVTTGHGLPQKRWWHAAYHRLDDESGVFGVVGILMETTRSRRTQLALDQAHRRLALLDRAALEIGTTLDTDTTCRELVELLVPVLADVVGVELLEPADPDQDSGRSRPAPDTVRLRRAAWTAIPELRRLSAVLGRPGEHIDYQPGADVARVVRTGATVVDNRPPDHRLRATAPDASRVAVYREAGMHSALMVPLIARGEIIGTLSLIRAGASPPFTEDDVEMARDLAYRAATCVDNARRYSREHGVALALQRALLSRPKVPHPDVELATRYLPAGRSAEVGGDWFDAIALPHGRTLLAVGDVMGHGVQAAVDMSHYRALLRVLAAGGLAPEEILARADRMSQEAELDRVATCLLVLIDPRAGISTFANAGHLPPLLIAPGGASRLLRLPTGPPLGTGCGGYASYIRPDVAGGVLILYTDGLVERRDEDIDASLARLAGVRLAPDAPLESLVDTILDRLVVPPVEDDIAVVAARLSDAGSTGER; this comes from the coding sequence TTGCACAGGGATGTCGATCCGGCGGACGACGAGTTCGACGTGGGCGGACTGCTCGGCGCCGACTCGCGGTTGTCGGTGCGTGCCCGACTGCGACTGTTCCACCGGGTCCTGGCCGAGACCAAGGCGCCGATCGGCATCCTCGACCCCGAGTTGCGCCACGTGTACGTCAATCCGGCGATGTCCGCGATCGACGGTCGGCCCGCGAGCGAGCAGGTGGGGCGGTCGATCGCCGAGGGCTTTCCCGGTCTGGAGGTGCCCGAGGACCTGCTGCGCGCGGTCCTGGCCGACGGGGTCGCGCGCGAGACCACGATCAGCGGCGTCACCACGGGGCACGGTCTGCCGCAGAAACGCTGGTGGCATGCCGCGTATCACCGGCTCGACGACGAGAGCGGGGTGTTCGGCGTGGTCGGGATCCTGATGGAGACCACCCGGTCGCGGCGCACCCAACTGGCCCTGGACCAGGCGCACCGTCGGCTGGCGCTGCTGGACCGGGCCGCGCTGGAGATCGGCACCACCCTGGACACCGACACCACCTGCCGCGAACTGGTCGAGCTGTTGGTGCCGGTGCTCGCGGACGTGGTGGGTGTGGAACTCTTGGAGCCGGCCGACCCGGACCAGGACAGCGGTCGCTCGCGCCCGGCGCCGGACACCGTGCGGCTGCGCCGGGCCGCGTGGACGGCGATCCCGGAGTTGCGCCGGCTCAGCGCCGTTCTGGGCCGGCCCGGCGAGCACATCGACTATCAGCCGGGCGCCGACGTGGCGCGCGTGGTGCGCACCGGCGCCACCGTGGTGGACAACCGGCCGCCCGACCACCGGTTGCGGGCCACCGCGCCGGACGCGTCGCGGGTGGCGGTGTACCGGGAGGCGGGCATGCACTCGGCGCTGATGGTGCCGTTGATCGCGCGCGGGGAGATCATCGGCACCCTCAGCCTGATCCGGGCCGGCGCCTCGCCGCCGTTCACCGAGGACGACGTGGAGATGGCCCGCGATCTCGCGTACCGGGCGGCGACGTGTGTGGACAACGCGCGGCGCTACTCGCGCGAGCACGGTGTCGCGCTGGCCCTGCAACGCGCGCTGCTGTCCCGGCCCAAGGTGCCGCACCCGGACGTGGAACTGGCCACGCGGTATCTGCCCGCCGGGCGCAGCGCGGAGGTGGGCGGCGACTGGTTCGACGCGATCGCGCTGCCGCACGGGCGCACGCTGCTCGCGGTCGGCGACGTGATGGGGCACGGCGTGCAGGCGGCGGTGGACATGAGCCACTATCGGGCGCTGCTGCGGGTGTTGGCGGCCGGTGGGTTGGCGCCGGAGGAGATCCTGGCCCGCGCGGACCGGATGAGCCAGGAGGCGGAGTTGGATCGGGTGGCCACGTGTCTGCTGGTCCTGATCGACCCGCGCGCGGGGATCTCCACGTTCGCCAACGCCGGGCATCTGCCGCCGCTGCTGATCGCGCCGGGCGGGGCGAGCCGGTTGTTGCGCCTGCCGACCGGCCCGCCGCTGGGCACCGGATGCGGGGGTTACGCGTCGTACATCCGGCCGGACGTGGCCGGCGGGGTGCTGATCCTGTACACCGACGGCCTCGTGGAGCGTCGGGACGAGGACATCGACGCGTCGTTGGCCCGCCTGGCGGGGGTGCGGCTGGCGCCGGACGCGCCGTTGGAGTCGCTGGTGGACACGATCCTGGACCGGCTGGTGGTGCCGCCGGTGGAGGACGACATCGCGGTGGTGGCGGCCCGGTTGTCGGACGCGGGCTCGACGGGGGAGCGGTAA
- a CDS encoding ACP S-malonyltransferase, producing MSVPRTAIVMPGVGSYVPGALRRLQDRPAVRDTLDEVDDAVGDRATLPASRLLVDPHAPDAHELMDRHELALHLAIYAGALAAFRLLEGDFGIRPDVLLGHSLGEMAALAGAGVFTAGDGARLYLARAAACTLHTSDPGGLLTLRLAPGHTLELLCSAQLPGLDLACDNSAKHTVVSGPDESLATFAALAERRAVASKPLTVRTLFHNRLRESAATEWRRLGGDVGFRAPRYPVYSPLLGRDYADERELRDGVVGQLRHPVRYRNAVTTLRERGIEVFVETGARDVLGAFARAADPRVRTAVPVAAGADVAGVAGTLRACGLLPLDPAALADPSGVPTG from the coding sequence GTGAGCGTGCCACGTACCGCGATCGTCATGCCCGGTGTTGGCTCCTATGTGCCGGGCGCGTTGCGCCGGCTCCAGGATCGGCCCGCCGTCCGCGACACCCTGGACGAGGTCGACGACGCGGTGGGCGACAGGGCCACCCTGCCGGCGTCGCGCCTGCTCGTCGATCCCCACGCGCCGGACGCGCACGAGTTGATGGATCGGCACGAGTTGGCCCTGCATCTGGCCATCTACGCCGGGGCGCTGGCCGCGTTCCGGTTGTTGGAGGGCGACTTCGGGATCCGTCCCGATGTGCTGCTCGGGCACAGCCTGGGCGAGATGGCGGCGCTGGCCGGGGCCGGGGTGTTCACCGCGGGCGACGGGGCGCGGTTGTACCTGGCGCGGGCCGCGGCCTGCACGCTGCACACCAGCGATCCGGGCGGGCTGCTCACCCTGCGGCTGGCCCCGGGGCACACCCTGGAGCTGCTGTGTTCGGCGCAGTTGCCGGGGCTCGACCTGGCGTGTGACAACTCGGCGAAGCACACGGTCGTCTCCGGGCCGGACGAGTCGTTGGCGACGTTCGCCGCGTTGGCCGAGCGGCGGGCGGTGGCCTCGAAGCCGCTGACCGTACGCACCCTGTTCCACAACCGGTTGCGCGAGTCGGCGGCGACCGAGTGGCGTCGCCTCGGTGGCGACGTCGGGTTCCGTGCTCCGCGCTATCCGGTGTACTCGCCGCTGCTCGGGCGCGACTACGCCGACGAGCGGGAGTTGCGCGACGGCGTGGTCGGACAGTTGCGGCACCCGGTGCGCTATCGCAACGCGGTGACCACGTTGCGGGAGCGCGGCATCGAGGTGTTCGTGGAGACCGGTGCCCGGGACGTGCTGGGGGCGTTCGCGCGGGCCGCCGATCCGCGGGTGCGTACCGCGGTGCCGGTGGCGGCCGGCGCCGATGTGGCCGGCGTCGCGGGCACGCTGCGCGCGTGCGGGTTGTTGCCCCTCGACCCGGCCGCGCTCGCGGATCCGTCGGGGGTGCCCACGGGCTGA